CAAACACAGAGCAATAACTGTAACAAGagcaacaactaatcaattgaagaaagaggagaaCACACAAAAACGAAGCTTCTGTTCGAGGCTCGAAATCAGATTCTACGAGCCTCCAAATCCGATCTTAACCGTTCAAATCCAAGATGAAGATGTTACAAACAGTTAGTCAAATTTTCAGCCCGATCCAACGGTTAACAaatcaaaaaacataatttgaatATTGGCTAGTCGGaataaaaatctgcagcaaaacaaatatttttcttctctcttctctcttgacaaaagctctctcaaaaaccactcttatgtgcttaagtctttcaaagacttgtatcaataaacatagaataattctccaaggttgtcctatttatagatcatgagtggtgctttctcttaaagccaaaacccactcaaaataggaataaactgaatccaattccaaataggaatggaaaccaaaagagaataggattaggccatagggcctttggctggacaacatgggCATGAGCCCAACAAACTCCCCCTCCAGCCAAGGGGCCAAATGTGTCTTTAAGTAGAGGAACTATTGACAAGCTTCATGCCTGccgattttcttcaaaattcatgTTTATCTACAACCAccgcctttgtcagcatatccgaAGGATTTTCATCAGTGTGTATCTTCTCAACCTCAAATAATTTCTCTTCCACGACCATTCTTATCTAATGatactttctatttatatgtttggtCTTAGAATGAAAAATGGAGTGCTTGGTGAGACAAATAGCACTCTGATTATCACAAAATAAGATGTACCTTGGCTGCTCAAAGCCATGATCATTAATAAACTCCTTCATCCATAATAGTTCTTTGGCACCTTCTGTGACAGCAATATATTCGGCTTCTGTAGTGGATAGATCTATGCACTTCTGTAGTCTAGATTGTCAAGAAACAGCTCCCCCTGCAAAAGTGATCAAATAACCGGAAGTGGATCTTGAATTATCAAGATTTCCTCCTAAATCAGAGTCTGTGTAACAAACAAGTTCAGGCTTACCATTGCCAAAGCACAGCTTCAAATCTGCAGTACatttcaaataccttaatatccATTTTACTGCATCCTAATGTTCTTTTCCAGGATTAGAAAGGAATCTACTAACAGTACCAACGACATGTGCAATATCTGGTCTAGTGCAAACTATaacatacatcaagctaccaacggcAGAAGAGTAAGGAATACGAGACATCTCCTTTTTCTCTTCATCGGTAGATGGACTCTGATTAATACTCAATTTGAAGTGTTTAGCATGAGGAGTACTAACCACTTTTGCATCTGTCATATTGAACCTCTTGAGTACCTTCTCAATGTATTGCTTTTGGGACAGAAATAACTCCTTTCTATCTTTGTGTCGGTGGATTTGAATGCCCAAGATTTTCTTTGTTGGCCCCAAGTCCTTCATCGCAAACAATTTGCTCAACTGCTTCTTAAGGACTGCAATTTTGGATTTATTCTTGCCAACAAtaagcatgtcatccacataaagcaataaaataataaaatcatcatcagagaaCTTCTGAAAGAATACACAGTGGTCTGAAGAAGTTTTCTTGTACCCTTGTTCTTCTATGAcagattcaaacttcaaataccattgccttggagcttgtttcaatccatacaagctctttttcaatttgcagacataattttcttttcccttagttacaaaaccctcaggttgctccatataaatctcttcatctaaatcaccatgaagaaaagcagtcttgacatccatctgctcAACCTCTAAATCTAGACTTGCAGCTAAGCCTAGAATCACACGAATAGAAGACATCTTCACAACaggggagaaaatttcatcaaagtcaactcccttctTCTGGCTAAAACCTTTAACAACTAATCTCGCCTTGTATCTAGGCGCAGAGGTATGGTTATCTTGCTTTATTCTGAATATCCATTTGTTTCTCTTACCTTTCGACAATTTCACTAACTCATATGTGCCATTCTCATGGAGTGACTTCATCTCATCTTCCATCGATTCGATCCACTGATCTTTGTGagtatcttgcatggcttcatcatAATTCTCAGGTTCTCCTATGTCAGTCAAAAGTACATACTCATCAGGAGAATAGCACATAGATTTTTGCTTCTCCCTTGTAGATCTTCTAAGAGAGGTTTTAGGAGCATTCGAAGTAGTTACCTGTGCAGGAATTGGTTGCTGATCAACCACAACTTCATcaactggagcatccataacatctacaccatgatgatcattttgatcttgaTCACTATCTCCATCATTGTCTTGGGTTCCTTCATGTGCAATAGGTGCCTTAACAATTGAAACTGGATCAATAAGAACTAACCTCTCATTACTCTGAGAATCTATCTTGTCAGCTTtgtcaatatcttcaatagtttggtcttcaaagaatattgcatcacaAGTTCTAATAATTTTATTGTCAACGGGATCATAAAAACGATACCCAAACTCATCTTGACCATAACCGATAAAAATGCACTACTTAGTTTTGACATCCAGTTTTGATCTCTCATCTTTAAgaacatgcacacaagctttACACCCAAAAATTCTCAGGTGATCATAAGAAACATCTTTGGCAAACCAAACTCTATCTGGGACATCACCATCCAAAACAACTGCAGGAGACAAATTGATAACATAGGCAACAGTGTTAAGTGCTTCCGCCCAAAATGTATTTGAAAGTTTAGCCTCTGAAAGTAAGCATCTAACTCTCTCaactagagttctattcatcctctctGCCAAACCATTCAATTGAGGTGTCTTGGGCGGAGTTTTCTGATGACGGATTCCCTTTTCCTTGCAATAGTTATCAAAGGgaccacaatattcaccaccattgtcagtgcgaatacattttaatttcttACCCGTTTGTCTCTCAGTTAAGGCTTGAAATTCCTTAAACACGCTAAGTGCTTGATCTTTAGATTTCAAAGGATACACCTAGAGCTTAAGAGAATGATCATCAAAGaggtcacaaagtaaagtgcaccaccttttgactttactttaaaaggaccacacaaatcagagtgtACTAGCTCCAATAAATTCTTGAGGGAGGATGGCTATGAAAGGAAACCCTTTTCTGTTTGCCAGCTAAACAATGTATGCACATTTTCAGCTTTGCTTGTTTCACTCCAGAAAGTAAACTTTTCTTGGCCAAATACGTAATCCCCCTCTCACTCATATGACTCAATCTTCGATGCCACAATTATGACAAAGTATCACTTTCCACCAAATTTATTGAGTCATTAAGAATAGAGCCCTGTGTCACATATAAATAACCAAACTTGACTCCTCGAGCCACTACTAACGAGCCCTTGGTGAGCTTCCATTGGCCATTAAAGAGGGTATTATGTTAACCTTCATTGTCTAATCTTCCTACGGAGATCAAATTAAAAGGAAAGTCTGGAGCATGCTTGACATCTTGGAGAACTAACGttgaaccattattagttttcaaacaaaCTATGCCAACACCAAACACCTTAACTTCACTGGCATTGCCCATTTTTAACACTCCAGAATCAACATGAGTATAAGATGAGAAAAAGTCTTTTCTTCGTGTGACATATGAGGTAGCTCCAGAATCTACTATCCAGCTCGTCTCATGGGATACCAAATTGATGACAttttcatcataagcaaaaagaaggtcatctcgaacaatagcaacaacattgttctcgttatttttagctttctttccttctctagtGTCTTGATTTAACTTGCGGCAAAACCTTTTGATGTGTCCTTTCTTGCCACAATGGTTGCATGTAATATTATAGTATTTGGACCTTgacttacttctacttttacctcTATTCCTTGAGCCTCTTGTTCTATCTCTCCCCCGGTCTTTAGTAACCAAGATATCTTCTTGTGAGGACGAACCCTGAGATTTTCTCCTTACTTCCTCGTTCAATACACCACTCTTGGCATATTCCATGTCACCTTACCTCCAGGAGCTGaatttgtcaaagaaacacgaagagtttcccaAGAGTCTGACAGAGTATTAAGAAGCCAAAGtccttgtatctcatcatcaaaattaactcCCATTCCAGATAGCTGATCAAGGATGCCATGAAAATTATTTATGTGATCAAGAATAGGGCTGCCTTCCTTGTATTTAAAGGTCATCAATTGCTTTAGCAGAAGCAATTTGTTGTTCCCGgtttttgaagcataaagagtCTCTAGCTTTTCCTACAATGATCTCGCATGTATCTCGTTCACAAtatggttgcaaacattatctTCAACCCATTTTCGTATATATCCACATACTTGTTGGTGCTCGAAATTCCAATCTTCATCGGATATACTCTCGGGTTTATGAGCTGAAAAAATGGGTAGATgcatcttcttcacgaacaacaagtctttcatcttgcttctccaaACATTATAATTTCTCCCATTTAAACATACCATCTTGCTCATATTCGCCTCCATTCCGTAATAGCTCGGATAAATAAtcaaggctctgataccactgttatgacgaggaagaggcaaacccaaaaataaagaagataaagaacaccaaattttaacgtggaaaacccttcaaatcgaaggtaaaaaccacgggatcacaaagatccaaaaagctccactattacaataagagggttacaaaagtTCTCTAAATTGGATACACAACAAGTGCCAAACACGGAGCAACAACTGTAACAAGagcaacaactaatcaattgaagaaatAGGAGAATCCACAAAAACGAAGCTGCTGTTCGAGGCTTGAAATCAGATTCTACAAGACTCCAAATCCGATCTTCACTGTTCAAGAACACTCAATCAAAATTTCAGCCCGATCCAACGGTTAACGAATCGGAAAACGTAATTTGAATATTGGCTGGTCGGaataaaaatctgcagcaaaacaaatatttttcttttctcttctctcttgacaaaagctctctcaaaaatcactcttatgtgcttaagtctttcaaagacttgtatcaatgagcatagaataattctcgaaggttgtcctatttatagatcatgagtggtgctttctcttaaagccaaaatccactcaaaataggaataaaccgaatccaattccaaataggaatggaaaccaaaagagaataggattaggtcattgggcctttggctggacaacatgggCATGAGCCCAACAGGTAGTTAAAAAAACTAGGAATCTACGTATAAGGTGTATGAATCTCTTAATGGTATAAGACCTTTTGGGAAAAACCGTGAGGGCTTGGCTCAAAACAGAAAATATCGAGTATCTGTGGTAGATCAGATCAGATCAGATTTAGCacatttcggatttcggattctacaaaatgcaatccgaatccgattcTAATTaatatcggatcggatcggattttaaagtttggatcggattaatatttcagatttcggatcggattataCGTATTATTAAGGCTATTGCTAATCTAATCGGCTAATGCATCTTCCTTATCTGCTTCTTCTGTGTTATGTGCTAATATAAGCATCTCTTTGCTTTTCATCTTTTTTATTAGCATTGCATATCTAAGAAAATATTTCTCTGAAGGTTCGATTTGTTATACCTCAAAGTTGCAAACTCATACATATATTTTCTCTGTAAAAGAGACAATACAtcaagaaaaattcatgtttctGCAATTATAAGggtactatggtgccaatatagtTAAATCGAGCAATtgaaggtaataacttggaggaatATATAAAGGAAGTACTAATTATCCGAAATTAAAGTTTAGTATTTATACATACCCTaataattttggatttcggatcggatctGGTTAAAATTATatcaatccgaatccgatccgaatatttgaaattttaataaacataatccaaatatccgaaatccgaaattaagCAGATCAGATCCGATCCAAATGAACAACCCTAATCTGTGGGACCGTTTTAGCACTAGTAGCACTTTAATAAACAGAAGTTTGATTTGCTTTTGCCAAAAATAGTTGTTTCATTTTCTGGAAAATAGAATAACAAACCAATAAtgttataaaataatagaaaGTTATCATtaaaatgaaattgaaacaagAGAATTGACAAGAAActtaagacaattttttttttacgtaCAATTGTTGTTCTCTTACAAATGTGGTGAGAAACCTATTTTATTTATAGGAGTAAAACACAAATTTGTCCCCCTAGTATACAACTTGATACCAAAGTAATTGATTGCTCCTAAATTAATTAGATTGGTCTCCAAGTAATATTCATATTAACTAGACATCCACAATTACTATTCTTATTTTACAACAAAAAACCAATTCTAAACAAAAACCCTAGCCGCTTAACCAAAAATCCGAGCCGCTGTGTCTACCATTAATTAAGTATTTGATGCAATGGGTGGTCCTCCAATTAATGGCAGTACTTGCTTGAGGAGGCAACAGAACTTATTAACAAGACAAAGACAAAAGGTGTTTCTCTATTGTTACAGTAGCATCATGGTATCGCTGGTATTCCCTCGTCTTAAATTATctgtcatatttctcttttacacgctttttaaaaaatattaattagaaggAGGGTTAGACTATTTTATCCTTATCTACATCTTAAGGTATAATATttcttcattgaatatttattctatttatatgGTATCTCCATCATCGAGAACAATTGTTATTAAGGAAAATGGGGAAAAtattgtcttgaacttctaaaatgaaaaatattttaagacaattatttttaaaaagcaCGACAGATAATATGAGACGGTGGGAGTAATTGGATAGGGTATATTGGACCTGATGCTACTAAAAGTGCTCCTTTTTATATGTAAAAGAATTGCTTATTTTAGATAGTTGGGGTGCTTTGGTCAAGCTTGTAGGAAAGTAGAAGCTGAAAAATATAGTTGCCTTTCCTCATtagtatttttgaatcttgacCGAGTACAAATTGCtactttaaatatttttcaaattaattaactaaacaacaactactattttttaaaaatatttttttaaaaagcacttctgacaaaagaaatattttacaaaataatCAGTCTTTTCTGAGTTTCACTAATTTTGTTTTAAACCTTGTACATATTGCTCAAGAAATTTTATTGCTCAACAATATGTCCGTACAACAACATTCTTGGCTCAAAAGACAACTGCAGTACAAAGCATGAATTCGGGTCCAATATATTATTCTCCTAATTTCAAACAAAGTAGAATATAGAGTAACTAAATTGAACATAAGAGAAAGTTTGGAAAGTCAGATTAGTCTGCCAAGCCTGGCCTATTTGATGTACTAGGAAGAGCTAACTTGAATGCGTTTTCAACATCCTGCACTCTAATATCAACATTTTGATCAATCTGCAAGAACGAATTGAATGTCATATATATTAGTAGTTCATTTGAGGCTTGACAACCTTAGCAAAGCAATTTTGGTTATCATGTAATATAATTTGACAAAGTATTGCATCTCCACTAGGGGCGTACAAAAAAACCGATAAATCATACCAAATCGATAATCTGAGGCAAACCGGAAAAACCCCCGATTAtggttttggtttgatttggtttggtattagaaattggtttgatttggtttggtattagaaattggtttggtttgatatggGTTTAACTGAAAAAGGTCAAATCGAAATTAAACCAACCCGATaatacatttatataatttttaaaaatattttatacatagaaatatttattgttatgtaatttttaattttttttgatcTTATAacatattatttcaagtttggacttaacattcttgaatggtaaaatgttatagcccataaatgtagtaactcaaataaagttcaaatcaatacaaatgctaacaaaagaaattcaattcaacattaggaatgatgatagtgttggatatctagtttttagttttacattggtttataattGTGCCAACAAGACTTAAAGGCACGTTCTATATAGTGGTGGGTAGActgactatgttgtatggagtAGAGTATTGGCCCGTCAATAAgtcccatgtccagaagatgaaggtagctaAGATGAGAATGTTGAGATGAATGTGAGGGCATACCAGGAAAGACAAGATTAGAAACCAAGTTATTAGAGAAAAGTTGAATGTTTCATTGGTGGAGAACAAATTGCGGGAATCAAGGTTGAGATGGTTAGGGCATGTGTAGAGGAGAGACATAGATGCctcggtgaggaggtgtgagaggttgaccataGCGAATCTAAAGAAAGGTGggggtaggcctaagaagtattaagatgaggtgattaggcaggatatgcTATTGCTCCAGCTTATTGAGGACATGATCCTCGATAGGAAAGGGTGGAGATCGAGAATTAGGGTGGAAGGATGACAGGTAGTCGCTAGTGTCTCTTAGTCTTACCAGTAGTAATATTACTATTTTTGTACTTCTCTTATTCCTGATTCTTTATTATTACATATTATGTCATTTGTTTCTATTGCATTGTTGTTGCTACTATTTGTTACTTTATTTTCACTGTTCTTGAGCCGagtgtctatcggaaacaacatcTCTTCCTAATaaggtagaggtaaggtttgcgtacacattaccctcttCATAACCCCacatgtgggattatactgggttttaTGTTGTATTGGtatataatgaaaatgcataacttagtttatctttttctttagtgcttagttatgtaattaatagtacttattagctatacttattttagcatgagcTACATATTATTTTTAGactatgttaatttttattatggcttattaattagcaatatttgctttatgcaattttattatctttgttattgaatattttagtataatgctatgacttatctcatattattatgtttattttttgaatagtacattatatagttgtatcttactaggactaaagaaatacttagagcacaagttacatattttgtgctatgaagactttaccgaGGAAAAAACCCCGAAAAAAACCCATAAAACTCGAGAAAAACTGAGATTGAAAAATctgactttgttggtttggtttgatttataGATTTAAAAACCTGACAccattgatttggtttgataattaaaaaatccGAACTAACTCGATCTATGTACACTCCTACTCTCCACAAAACAAATACTCCTTTACTTAATACCCTATGAGAAAAATCAAAGCTTTAAAAGTTAAttagaaaaatactttttaaaatgtGAAGTTCTTTTTTTCCTTGCCTATATTACTGTGTTAGAATAAGAAAGGTTTAATCTGCATAAccacaaaataattaaaaactcaCCTTGTCTGTTGAAGAAaagctaatatatatatatataaaagtaaaatGCCTTCATTGGAAATTTGGAATATATATAATCACGTTTTGataactaaataaaaaaaattaaacaatgaGAAATTACCTCAGCAAGAACGGAGATATAATGAAGAGCAATATGATTGGATGGTGTAACTCTAATATGGTGAATAGTAAGATGTAGCTTTTCCATTATTCCAGCAATTATTGTGAAGATACTCCTTATTTCCTTACTGCAATGGATTCCTATGAGTATATTCTTGTCTAGAATTTGAACCTTGATATCATTCTGATCAGGTTTGGATTCATCAAAATTCTTAGCCAGAAAAGAGTTGACATCAGATGCAGTAGCAGCCAAAGGAAATTGTTTTTGTACTGTGGAAGTTGATTCAATCAAGTTTTTACTCTTTGTTGTCCCAGCTTCCTCTAAAGCCCTAACACGTCCTTGAAGTTCTCCTATGTACTTGATTGAATCTTCAAGAATTGAAGCTTTGTCCAACTGATCAAGAAATATTACAAAAATACTTCAAGCGTTAGGTTAGTCATATACCccatagaaaagaaaaaaaaaaggcagtTCGGTACACGAAACACCTCGCATTCATATAAGGTTCGAGGAAGAGTGACACCTCAAGGAGGTGTGATTAGTGGTGGAGCCAGTATTTTCATTAAGAGaaatcaaaatataaagaaataaactcaccAAGAAGTCAAGAGGTGTCAAtatatagtaaatatacatattttaaaaaaattacccaACTACCCTATAATTTTCCAATGAAGGGGTATCGGTTGACATCCCTTGGAtgcatgtggctccgccactgagtgtgatgtagacagtctaccctaatgcaagtatCAGTGGCCGATTTTAAGACTTGAACCAGTGACCTATATAAATCATACGGAGATAATTTTACCAATGCTCTAAGGCTCACTTTCAACATGCAAACCATAGAGATGGAAGAATTTAAAATAAGCAGTGAACTATGTTACTTTTTGTTATAGTTGGCATTTGTTGTTAATTTTGTGTTTATTAGCATGTCATTGAGGAAAAAAGAAGAGGCAAAGCAGTGAAAATAGAGGGAACAGCCCCAGTCTCTCCAATTTTTTTCTCAAAGATTATAAGCTTGGAATAACTTCCCTAATTTCAAAACATAGATCCATTCACTTATTCCttgttattattttctttctggcATTTTTTGTTGTTACATGTCTTTTCTTTTGTTCCTTTTATGATATTATTATCTCTTCTGTTGAGCCAGGAGTCTCccagaaacaacctctttaccctcttcggagtaggggtaaggtctgcgtacactctactctCCTCAGACTCCActagtggaattttactgggtatgttattgttgtagaTCCTCATCCTATCGAGTATTAATTTATTAAGAACATGAAAAGGGTGGTGCACAAAACATCTCTCATTTATGCAGGGTCCGGAAAAGGGCCGGAACCCAAGTGGTGGgatgtagacaacctaccctaatgcaagcattactGGCTGCTTCCACAGCTCGAACCTGTAACCTATATATAGGTCACACGGAAACAACTTACCGTTGTTCTAAGGCTCCCCTAAGTTTATCAAGAACATGAAATAACATAAATCATGAGTTCTAAGATTATATTACTTTACCCTAAACGTTTGGACTGACTACAGAAATCATATATCCATTGAAAAAGAACATAATAGAACTACTTTAAATCTTTGTAACTAATAAAGAGAGACTTTATTGAAATTATAAATACCTTCTTGAGGCCAGGTATACTTTTGGCCAAAACAGCAAAAAGTTGAGTAAATCTTTCTCGGCGTTTCCTTTCAGCCAAAAGATGATCTTGAGATTGTAAAGGACTTCTACAAATCCTTTTAGTTGGTGATGAAGACAATCCTATGACGACCTTTTCAGATATCATATCATAATCTAT
Above is a window of Nicotiana tabacum cultivar K326 chromosome 8, ASM71507v2, whole genome shotgun sequence DNA encoding:
- the LOC107794341 gene encoding transcription factor bHLH18-like, coding for MENASFNNLENTAGDEEPFEFKNLLSEMFTSFPNQNPSSTSSLMEIPKIAFSSSPNSSTSTNSSSSSSLNIISFGNPDSNFLGDEIDYDMISEKVVIGLSSSPTKRICRSPLQSQDHLLAERKRRERFTQLFAVLAKSIPGLKKLDKASILEDSIKYIGELQGRVRALEEAGTTKSKNLIESTSTVQKQFPLAATASDVNSFLAKNFDESKPDQNDIKVQILDKNILIGIHCSKEIRSIFTIIAGIMEKLHLTIHHIRVTPSNHIALHYISVLAEIDQNVDIRVQDVENAFKLALPSTSNRPGLAD